One segment of Gemmatimonadota bacterium DNA contains the following:
- a CDS encoding prepilin-type N-terminal cleavage/methylation domain-containing protein, translated as MNRKGFTLIELLIVVVIIGILAAIAIPKFANTKQKAIVASMKSDLRNLVTAQEAFFSDNNDYAGATTAAAQTNGTGGAGKVTFTPSTGNVLALTYVNAAGWKATMTNPAVTGSPATCGIYTGPAANAPNAAVTQEGSPGCW; from the coding sequence ATGAATCGCAAGGGCTTTACCCTGATCGAGCTTCTGATCGTGGTGGTGATCATCGGCATCCTGGCCGCGATCGCGATCCCGAAGTTCGCCAACACCAAGCAGAAGGCGATCGTCGCTTCCATGAAGTCGGACCTGCGGAACCTGGTGACCGCGCAGGAAGCCTTCTTCTCGGACAACAACGACTACGCCGGCGCCACCACCGCGGCCGCGCAGACCAACGGCACCGGCGGCGCGGGCAAGGTGACCTTCACTCCGTCGACCGGTAACGTGCTGGCGCTGACCTACGTCAACGCCGCCGGCTGGAAGGCCACGATGACCAACCCGGCCGTGACCGGCAGCCCCGCGACCTGCGGCATCTACACCGGCCCGGCCGCGAATGCGCCGAACGCCGCGGTGACCCAGGAAGGCTCGCCCGGCTGCTGGTAA
- the pilM gene encoding type IV pilus assembly protein PilM — MGLFSRSKTTVALDIGSGLIKLVAVTHGAGDPVLSKVAYTSVVDDAIVEGEIMDPGIVADAIKGLLASAGVKTKQVVIAVGGRDVIIKKIQMDRMKEADAREVIRWEAEQHVPFDMENVELDFQILDPEGEGLQMTVLLVAAKRELVENKVALLAEAGLTASIIDVDAFALHNAFEINYPDEMRGVVGLVNIGHEMTNINILEDGIPVLTRDLPVGTRRFREDIQRERGLSAEEADQLLQGFERNEILDPFLETRGEELAVGIERAAAFLQSASRSAGGISRLWLTGGGGRIPGLNKVLADRLRLPVELANPLARLSVAEGVFSTMNMDEVSPLLMLPIGLALRSAA; from the coding sequence ATGGGCCTCTTCAGCCGTAGCAAGACAACTGTTGCCTTGGACATCGGGTCCGGGCTCATCAAGCTGGTCGCCGTCACCCACGGCGCCGGCGACCCGGTGCTGTCCAAGGTGGCCTACACGAGTGTCGTCGACGACGCGATCGTGGAAGGCGAGATCATGGACCCCGGGATCGTGGCGGACGCGATCAAGGGGCTCCTGGCGTCGGCCGGGGTGAAGACCAAGCAGGTGGTCATCGCCGTGGGCGGCCGGGACGTGATCATCAAGAAGATCCAGATGGACCGGATGAAGGAGGCGGACGCCCGCGAGGTGATCCGCTGGGAGGCCGAGCAGCACGTGCCCTTCGACATGGAGAACGTGGAGCTCGACTTCCAGATCCTGGACCCCGAGGGCGAGGGGCTCCAGATGACGGTCCTGCTGGTGGCGGCCAAGCGCGAGCTGGTCGAGAACAAGGTGGCGCTGCTGGCGGAGGCCGGCCTCACGGCGAGCATCATCGACGTGGACGCCTTCGCGCTGCACAACGCCTTCGAGATCAACTACCCGGACGAGATGCGGGGCGTCGTCGGGCTGGTGAACATCGGCCACGAGATGACCAACATCAACATCCTGGAGGACGGCATCCCCGTCCTCACCCGCGACCTGCCGGTGGGCACCCGGCGGTTCCGCGAGGATATCCAGCGGGAGCGGGGGCTGTCGGCCGAGGAGGCCGACCAGCTGCTGCAGGGCTTCGAGCGGAACGAGATCCTGGATCCGTTCCTCGAGACCCGGGGCGAGGAGCTCGCGGTCGGCATCGAGCGCGCGGCGGCGTTCCTCCAGTCGGCCAGCCGGTCGGCGGGCGGGATCAGCCGGCTGTGGCTCACCGGCGGTGGCGGGCGCATCCCGGGCCTCAACAAGGTGCTGGCCGACCGGCTGCGGCTGCCGGTGGAGCTCGCCAACCCGCTGGCCCGCCTGAGCGTCGCCGAGGGCGTCTTCTCCACGATGAACATGGACGAAGTCTCCCCGCTGCTCATGCTCCCCATCGGCCTCGCGCTGCGCAGCGCCGCCTGA
- the pilO gene encoding type 4a pilus biogenesis protein PilO — protein sequence MAALSQEKQVPILLVLIAVVVGYLGYTGTVLDSLGLRGVQQTKDSIVARQKTIDSLTALTDSAKKLLASGSVEDLRRRLDGYRTSLELMRRLVPDRNEVANLMDEISTRAKIRGVQVAQFQPLPVEPGPAPFETFKYQYSVIGRYDQLGEFLSDVASLQRIIVPVDLTLGTADLARARALGDSSGALLEARFQIRTFVKTGTPEGPSSGT from the coding sequence ATGGCCGCCCTCTCCCAGGAAAAGCAGGTCCCGATCCTGCTCGTCCTCATCGCGGTCGTGGTGGGCTACCTCGGCTACACCGGCACCGTCCTCGACAGCCTCGGGCTGCGCGGGGTGCAGCAGACCAAGGACAGCATCGTCGCGCGGCAGAAGACCATCGACTCCCTCACCGCGCTCACCGACAGCGCCAAGAAGCTGCTCGCCTCGGGCAGCGTCGAGGACCTGCGGCGGCGGCTGGACGGCTACCGCACCAGCCTCGAGCTGATGCGCCGGCTGGTGCCGGACCGCAACGAGGTGGCCAACCTCATGGACGAGATCTCCACCCGCGCCAAGATCCGCGGGGTGCAGGTGGCGCAGTTCCAGCCGCTGCCGGTGGAGCCCGGGCCCGCGCCGTTCGAGACCTTCAAGTACCAGTATTCCGTGATCGGCCGCTACGACCAGCTGGGCGAGTTCCTGTCCGACGTGGCGAGCCTGCAGCGCATCATCGTGCCGGTGGACCTCACGCTGGGCACCGCCGACCTGGCGCGGGCCCGGGCCCTGGGCGACAGCTCGGGCGCGCTGCTCGAGGCGCGGTTCCAGATCCGCACGTTCGTGAAGACCGGGACTCCGGAGGGACCGTCCAGTGGCACCTAA
- a CDS encoding PilN domain-containing protein: MMITVNLRPGQKRKAAGGGPKQYLDRLKAFGSKVKDPFLVGSIAACIAVAAFLGWSFLSTSAKYNALAPRLEQARDEQKRFDNLLKQKRRAENIRDSLLSQIATIRGVDGDRYVWSHVLDEVAKALPPYTWLTTMATQAAPVVADTADTVAPPMRFRLEGRTMDLQAYTRFLRQLEASPWLTDVTPMEAKTIVEKERPVTQFTITASFQRADSAYIRTVPLSQSVR, encoded by the coding sequence ATGATGATCACGGTCAATCTCCGACCCGGCCAGAAGCGCAAGGCCGCTGGTGGCGGACCGAAACAGTACCTCGACCGCCTCAAGGCGTTCGGGAGCAAGGTCAAGGACCCGTTCCTGGTCGGCTCCATCGCCGCGTGCATCGCGGTGGCGGCCTTCCTCGGCTGGTCGTTCCTCTCGACCAGCGCCAAGTACAACGCCCTCGCGCCCCGGCTGGAGCAGGCGCGCGACGAGCAGAAGCGCTTCGACAACCTGCTCAAGCAGAAGCGGCGGGCCGAGAACATCCGGGACTCGCTGCTGTCCCAGATCGCGACCATCCGCGGGGTGGACGGCGACCGCTACGTCTGGTCTCACGTGCTCGATGAAGTGGCCAAGGCGCTGCCGCCCTACACCTGGCTGACGACCATGGCCACGCAGGCGGCCCCGGTGGTGGCCGACACCGCCGACACGGTGGCCCCGCCGATGCGCTTCCGCCTCGAGGGCCGGACCATGGACCTGCAGGCCTACACCCGCTTCCTGCGCCAGCTCGAGGCGTCGCCGTGGCTCACGGACGTCACGCCCATGGAAGCGAAGACCATCGTGGAAAAGGAACGGCCGGTGACCCAGTTCACCATCACGGCCTCGTTCCAGCGGGCGGATTCGGCGTACATCCGCACGGTGCCCCTCAGCCAGTCGGTGAGGTAA